A genome region from Trichocoleus sp. includes the following:
- a CDS encoding DUF6519 domain-containing protein, whose amino-acid sequence MKGDFSRFTFDRKNRYSRVLMQQGRVQLDADWNEQLDISAYRTETEITDFIGQSGAPENPKDSNEQSTSFRITVNQNEILIGEGRYYVEGMLFENNTKPNESVSFTAQPDYQTALPEKPDTVTGIYLAYLDVWQHHVTALEVPALREVALGGADTTTRVKNVWQVKLHRLGNKGSVSESVSDYASPKWKPSWEYPISTGKLTVDTTQTEAIVENQLYRIEIHQGNAAKANQTVTFKWSQDNGAIAAQVESIDKDNNITIRNAGRDTQLAFPIGQLIECSHETLTLLGQPGILATVQGVQGDRLTVKCKTADDEKALEGLKDRKDLIIRRWDSSGAIEIGDQAHQLKQGITVKFGSGKYKTGDYWLITSRALTGSIEWSPDPHDVTWHHYCSLALLERTNTQFSVLADCRSIFKPITSGLVSKAGDRMTGSLTIDKDLYVMGNVGVGTSEPDTYAPARLTVKSKNNNGGSKTVHTATPESVLALVRDGVQGWSWQNIVDFRLGRYDDGFHDYDAQDPGKKAGNRTLRPRTQLDIVLTNGNLNIESERYTNVMTLRSNGNVGIGTTSPKATLDVNGSLQTKLFGTWKVGSKPNGVLVITIGEDSYYNVIPLNPSGSGVQRIELVVPTGSNRANWIATYLFTQNNISGLIKEPGVATNEITSGSITLQPRGPVLIVVYYLSPADIGAGFIG is encoded by the coding sequence ATGAAAGGCGACTTTTCTCGGTTTACGTTCGATCGCAAAAATCGTTATAGCCGTGTCCTGATGCAGCAAGGACGGGTGCAATTAGATGCCGATTGGAACGAGCAACTGGATATTTCAGCCTATCGAACAGAAACCGAAATTACCGATTTTATTGGGCAAAGCGGCGCACCCGAAAACCCGAAAGATTCAAATGAGCAATCGACGAGTTTCAGAATTACCGTAAATCAAAATGAGATTTTGATCGGTGAAGGGCGGTATTACGTTGAAGGAATGCTGTTTGAAAATAATACAAAGCCTAACGAGTCTGTATCGTTTACTGCACAGCCAGATTATCAGACAGCCTTGCCCGAAAAACCTGACACTGTCACTGGCATCTACCTAGCCTACCTAGATGTGTGGCAACACCACGTCACTGCTTTAGAAGTCCCGGCGCTTCGAGAAGTTGCCTTAGGTGGGGCTGATACAACAACGCGAGTTAAAAATGTTTGGCAGGTCAAACTTCACAGATTGGGAAATAAAGGTTCTGTGAGCGAGAGCGTTAGTGATTATGCCTCTCCAAAGTGGAAGCCTTCCTGGGAATATCCCATCAGTACGGGTAAGTTGACGGTTGATACGACGCAGACCGAAGCAATTGTAGAAAACCAGCTTTACCGAATCGAAATTCATCAAGGCAATGCAGCGAAAGCGAATCAAACGGTTACGTTTAAGTGGTCGCAAGATAATGGGGCGATCGCAGCTCAGGTCGAATCGATCGATAAAGATAACAACATCACTATCAGAAATGCCGGACGAGATACTCAGTTAGCGTTTCCGATCGGGCAGTTAATTGAGTGCAGTCATGAAACACTTACCTTACTGGGTCAACCCGGAATACTGGCAACCGTACAGGGAGTTCAGGGCGATCGGCTCACTGTAAAGTGCAAAACTGCTGATGATGAAAAGGCTCTGGAGGGTCTAAAGGATCGCAAGGATCTCATTATCCGTCGATGGGATTCTAGCGGTGCGATTGAGATTGGCGATCAAGCACATCAGCTAAAACAAGGCATTACAGTAAAGTTTGGATCGGGCAAGTATAAGACAGGTGATTACTGGCTGATTACATCGCGTGCTTTAACAGGAAGTATTGAATGGTCTCCTGATCCTCACGACGTGACATGGCACCACTACTGTAGTTTGGCTCTACTAGAACGGACGAATACTCAGTTCTCCGTCTTAGCCGATTGTCGCTCCATCTTCAAACCCATCACCTCTGGACTTGTCAGTAAAGCAGGCGATCGAATGACGGGATCTTTGACGATCGATAAGGATCTTTATGTCATGGGTAATGTTGGTGTTGGGACTTCAGAGCCCGATACTTATGCGCCTGCTAGATTAACGGTAAAGTCAAAAAATAATAATGGTGGCAGTAAAACTGTACATACGGCTACTCCTGAATCTGTTCTGGCACTCGTCCGTGATGGCGTTCAAGGCTGGTCGTGGCAGAATATTGTTGACTTTAGACTTGGTAGATATGATGACGGTTTTCATGATTATGATGCTCAAGATCCTGGCAAAAAGGCAGGAAACCGTACTCTACGACCCCGAACACAACTAGATATAGTATTAACCAACGGAAACTTGAACATTGAATCAGAAAGATACACCAATGTAATGACTTTGCGATCGAATGGCAATGTTGGTATTGGTACGACATCACCGAAAGCAACTCTGGATGTAAATGGCTCTCTTCAAACAAAGTTGTTTGGAACATGGAAAGTAGGAAGTAAACCTAATGGTGTTCTTGTTATCACAATTGGAGAGGACTCTTATTATAATGTAATCCCCCTGAACCCAAGCGGAAGCGGAGTACAAAGGATAGAGTTGGTTGTACCTACTGGAAGCAATAGGGCTAATTGGATAGCAACATATTTGTTTACCCAAAACAATATTAGTGGATTAATTAAGGAACCTGGAGTTGCTACGAATGAAATAACTTCTGGATCAATAACTTTACAACCAAGGGGACCAGTACTAATTGTCGTATACTATTTGTCACCAGCTGATATCGGTGCAGGCTTCATAGGATAA